In Allomuricauda ruestringensis DSM 13258, the following proteins share a genomic window:
- a CDS encoding enoyl-CoA hydratase/isomerase family protein, whose protein sequence is MSTDRANGSLYTKIENKVATVEFGHPASNSFVSELLARLAKEFDKLGENNEVSIIVLKSEGERAFCAGASFDELVAVSNLEEGKQFFSGFANVINAMRKCPKPVIGRVQGKTVGGGVGLASACDYVHATVEAAIKLSEISIGIGPFVIAPAVERKMGKAALAELTLYPTEWKNAYWAKEQGLYAKVYDSISEMDKELDIHLQKLATYNPDALAEMKKVLWEGTEHWDDLLLERAEASGRLALSPNTKKALEKFKK, encoded by the coding sequence ATGTCCACCGATAGAGCCAACGGAAGTTTATACACCAAAATTGAGAACAAGGTAGCGACCGTAGAATTTGGTCACCCTGCCAGTAATTCGTTTGTTTCAGAACTGTTGGCCCGACTTGCCAAGGAATTTGACAAGCTTGGTGAAAACAACGAAGTTTCTATCATCGTTTTAAAATCCGAAGGAGAAAGAGCCTTTTGTGCCGGTGCTTCTTTTGATGAACTGGTAGCCGTTTCCAACTTGGAAGAGGGAAAACAGTTTTTCAGCGGCTTCGCCAATGTAATCAATGCCATGCGCAAGTGTCCCAAGCCGGTTATCGGCCGGGTGCAGGGCAAAACGGTTGGAGGTGGAGTAGGATTGGCCTCAGCCTGCGATTATGTGCATGCAACGGTCGAAGCGGCCATTAAACTATCCGAGATTTCCATAGGAATTGGTCCGTTTGTAATCGCTCCAGCCGTGGAACGCAAAATGGGAAAAGCTGCTTTGGCAGAGCTCACCTTATATCCCACGGAGTGGAAAAATGCGTATTGGGCCAAAGAACAAGGCTTATATGCCAAAGTGTACGATTCCATTTCCGAAATGGACAAGGAACTTGACATTCACCTGCAAAAATTGGCCACCTACAATCCCGATGCACTTGCCGAAATGAAAAAAGTACTTTGGGAAGGAACCGAGCATTGGGACGACCTATTGTTGGAGCGCGCCGAAGCATCTGGAAGATTAGCACTGTCTCCAAATACTAAAAAAGCATTGGAAAAGTTTAAAAAGTAG
- a CDS encoding VOC family protein has translation MNTKFEAGINIAIKVPKSKYEKTVAFYRDILKLEVEEKPIANPTVSKTHKVKFGNNIIWLDCVDNYTHSETWLQLTVPDVEAATDHLRLNGVETCDELEELPKNMHWIQDPAGTVFNLQKREIKQSE, from the coding sequence ATGAATACAAAGTTTGAAGCAGGAATTAATATTGCAATAAAGGTTCCCAAAAGTAAATATGAGAAAACCGTTGCTTTTTATAGGGACATTCTAAAGCTGGAAGTCGAAGAAAAACCCATTGCTAATCCAACCGTTTCGAAAACACACAAAGTAAAGTTCGGAAACAATATAATATGGTTGGACTGCGTGGACAACTATACGCATTCAGAAACTTGGTTACAGCTTACGGTTCCTGATGTAGAAGCAGCGACAGATCACTTGAGATTAAACGGAGTGGAAACATGTGACGAACTTGAAGAGCTTCCTAAAAATATGCATTGGATTCAAGACCCGGCAGGAACAGTATTCAATCTGCAAAAAAGAGAAATCAAACAATCTGAATAA
- a CDS encoding universal stress protein, whose amino-acid sequence MNNILVPIGTSPDSSQTLQYAVDFASNFGAKIFVMDVFNVPTAVGSLANVEEKVAKSSKEHLKEVIDRVNNKGVDIKMATYNGDIIDGLKSINKELGIDLIIIAPRSNDIQEELYLGNTSGRIIKQTEIPTLIVPKGTTFKPAKKILTAFGSGILKRSSILTPLIMMKNKFRSEVSLLLVKRPGYTEDDLKVNTALMDLSTQLTITENGTTYLGVTEYFQKEHPDMLCVFRRKRGFFKKLWEKNTIPKSEFFVKIPVLVLSVKKD is encoded by the coding sequence ATGAACAACATACTTGTACCTATTGGAACTTCCCCAGATTCTTCTCAAACATTGCAATACGCTGTAGACTTTGCCTCGAATTTTGGAGCGAAGATCTTTGTGATGGATGTATTTAATGTACCAACCGCCGTTGGAAGCTTGGCCAATGTAGAAGAAAAGGTAGCCAAGAGCAGCAAGGAACATTTAAAAGAGGTTATAGATAGGGTCAACAACAAGGGGGTTGATATAAAAATGGCCACTTACAATGGTGATATTATAGATGGCTTAAAGAGTATCAACAAAGAACTGGGCATCGACTTGATCATTATTGCGCCGAGAAGTAACGATATCCAAGAGGAACTTTATTTGGGAAATACATCGGGTAGGATTATTAAACAGACGGAGATCCCTACACTGATTGTTCCTAAAGGGACCACATTTAAACCTGCCAAAAAGATTTTAACGGCTTTTGGATCAGGGATTTTAAAAAGAAGCAGTATTCTGACTCCATTGATTATGATGAAAAACAAGTTTAGGTCGGAAGTAAGTTTATTGTTGGTGAAAAGGCCGGGCTATACCGAGGATGATCTTAAAGTAAACACAGCTTTGATGGATCTTAGTACCCAATTGACGATTACCGAAAATGGAACCACGTATTTGGGGGTAACTGAGTATTTCCAGAAGGAGCACCCCGACATGTTATGTGTGTTCAGAAGAAAGCGTGGATTCTTTAAAAAACTATGGGAAAAGAACACTATACCTAAGTCGGAGTTCTTTGTAAAGATACCTGTACTGGTACTCAGCGTTAAAAAAGATTAA
- the recJ gene encoding single-stranded-DNA-specific exonuclease RecJ, with product MRWTIKPKPAQEAIDHLSNALKVEGLIAQLLLQRGITDYEGAKAFFRPELSHLHDPFLMKGMDKAVERIQQAMANKENILVYGDYDVDGTTSVALMSSFLMETYPNVATYIPDRYLEGYGISFQGIDFAGDNDISLIIALDCGIKAIDQIKYAKEKGIDVIVCDHHRPGEILPDAVAILDPKQKDCEYPYKELCGCGVGFKLIQALGSKQGKTIDDLLLYLDLVATAIAADIVPITGENRVLAYYGLLVINENPRTGIKALIDQTKKRELTITDVVFIIAPRINAAGRMKHGQHAVNLLTELDFAQAKQFASEIELFNTERRSLDQEITQEALVQIQENQEEERFTSVVYNENWHKGVIGIVASRLTETYYRPTLVFTKSGDKLAASARSVKGFDIYNALEGCSDCLEQFGGHMYAAGLTLLEEQYEAFKTQFEKVVSETIDPQLLQPEISVDAKIGMHQITPKLMRILKQFAPFGPGNMTPIFMAEGLKDTGYARGVGEGGKHLKCSVYQSGSNPFGGIGFNLGNKIDKVKGVQSFDAVFSLDENEWNGTVSLQIKLRDIR from the coding sequence ATGCGCTGGACCATAAAACCAAAACCTGCACAAGAGGCCATAGACCATCTTTCCAATGCATTGAAAGTAGAAGGTCTAATTGCACAGCTATTGCTTCAAAGAGGCATCACTGATTATGAAGGAGCCAAAGCATTCTTTCGGCCAGAGCTGTCCCATTTGCACGACCCTTTTTTGATGAAGGGTATGGACAAGGCCGTGGAACGGATTCAGCAAGCCATGGCCAATAAGGAAAACATATTGGTTTATGGAGATTATGATGTGGATGGAACAACTTCGGTAGCCTTGATGAGCTCCTTTCTGATGGAAACATACCCGAATGTGGCCACGTACATTCCCGACCGTTATTTGGAAGGGTATGGAATATCCTTTCAGGGAATTGACTTTGCGGGAGATAATGACATCAGTCTTATTATTGCCTTAGATTGTGGGATTAAAGCGATTGATCAGATAAAATATGCCAAGGAGAAAGGAATAGATGTTATTGTGTGCGACCATCACAGGCCAGGGGAAATTTTACCGGACGCAGTGGCCATTTTAGACCCTAAGCAAAAAGATTGTGAATACCCGTATAAAGAACTTTGCGGTTGCGGGGTCGGTTTTAAATTGATTCAGGCTTTGGGATCTAAACAAGGCAAAACTATTGATGATCTTTTACTTTATCTGGATTTGGTGGCGACCGCAATCGCAGCCGACATTGTTCCCATTACAGGAGAAAATCGTGTGCTCGCCTATTATGGATTGCTCGTGATTAACGAAAACCCAAGAACAGGCATAAAAGCGCTGATCGATCAGACCAAAAAAAGGGAACTCACCATAACCGATGTGGTCTTCATCATTGCGCCGCGCATTAATGCCGCTGGGCGTATGAAGCACGGTCAGCATGCGGTAAACCTGCTAACCGAATTAGACTTTGCCCAAGCAAAGCAGTTTGCCTCCGAAATTGAATTGTTCAATACCGAGCGACGAAGTTTAGATCAAGAGATTACACAAGAAGCCTTGGTGCAAATACAAGAAAACCAGGAAGAGGAAAGGTTTACCTCTGTGGTCTACAACGAAAATTGGCATAAAGGGGTGATAGGCATTGTGGCTTCGAGGCTTACCGAAACCTATTACAGACCCACACTGGTCTTTACCAAAAGTGGGGATAAATTGGCGGCTTCGGCCCGTTCCGTAAAAGGATTTGATATTTACAACGCCTTGGAAGGCTGTTCCGATTGTCTGGAACAATTTGGAGGACACATGTACGCAGCAGGTTTGACACTCTTGGAAGAACAGTACGAAGCGTTTAAAACACAGTTTGAAAAGGTAGTATCGGAAACCATCGACCCACAACTACTGCAACCTGAAATTTCTGTGGATGCCAAAATCGGAATGCATCAAATTACGCCAAAATTGATGCGCATCTTAAAACAATTTGCTCCTTTTGGCCCCGGAAACATGACGCCCATTTTTATGGCAGAAGGATTAAAGGACACAGGGTATGCCCGCGGTGTAGGTGAAGGGGGAAAACATTTAAAATGCAGTGTGTATCAGTCCGGTTCCAATCCATTTGGTGGCATTGGATTTAATTTGGGCAATAAAATAGACAAAGTTAAGGGCGTACAATCTTTTGATGCCGTATTTTCGTTGGATGAAAATGAATGGAACGGAACGGTGAGCCTTCAAATTAAACTAAGAGATATTCGCTAG
- a CDS encoding OsmC family protein: protein MTNHITTKWLGEMAFESNNPSGHTVRIDAGEESGGSAAGLRPKALMLSSLAGCSGLDVASLIKKMKLDVDDFKIETIANLTDEHPKHYDSVVVEYHFTGSNLNEGKLQKAVDLSVEKYCGVMEMFRKFAKLDIKTIFHHK from the coding sequence ATGACAAATCACATAACTACCAAATGGTTGGGTGAAATGGCTTTTGAGAGCAATAACCCATCCGGACATACCGTACGAATCGACGCCGGGGAAGAAAGTGGCGGATCTGCTGCAGGATTGCGCCCCAAAGCCCTAATGTTATCCAGTTTGGCCGGTTGTTCCGGTCTTGATGTGGCGTCACTCATCAAAAAAATGAAATTGGATGTGGATGATTTTAAGATTGAGACCATAGCCAATCTTACCGATGAACATCCAAAACATTACGATTCCGTTGTTGTTGAATATCACTTTACGGGTTCCAATCTCAATGAGGGCAAACTCCAAAAAGCCGTAGATCTTTCTGTGGAAAAATATTGTGGGGTCATGGAAATGTTCCGAAAATTTGCCAAATTGGACATCAAGACCATTTTTCATCATAAGTAA
- a CDS encoding uracil-DNA glycosylase family protein, which translates to MDHLLSQIRNCSVCQEHLPLGPRPIVAAHPKSKIAIIGQAPGTKVHQTGVPWDDPSGKQLRKWLNVTDEQFYDEQLFALIPMGFCYPGKGKSGDLPPRPECAPLWHKALVNQMSDLKLTILIGQYAQKYYLGNTMKRNLTETVNNYQEYLPDCFVLPHPSPRNWFWLSKNPWFEEKVLPELQEKVSGCLT; encoded by the coding sequence ATGGACCATCTACTTTCTCAAATCCGAAACTGTTCCGTTTGCCAAGAGCATCTGCCCTTGGGTCCCCGACCCATTGTTGCTGCCCATCCCAAATCCAAGATTGCCATTATTGGGCAGGCACCCGGTACCAAGGTGCACCAAACAGGTGTTCCGTGGGACGACCCCAGTGGAAAGCAACTTAGAAAATGGCTGAATGTCACGGACGAGCAATTTTATGACGAACAACTTTTTGCTTTAATCCCCATGGGTTTTTGCTATCCTGGTAAGGGAAAATCTGGGGATTTGCCCCCGAGACCAGAATGTGCTCCGCTGTGGCATAAAGCTTTGGTGAATCAAATGTCTGACCTAAAACTCACCATTCTGATAGGCCAATACGCCCAAAAATATTATTTGGGCAATACCATGAAAAGAAACTTGACGGAAACGGTGAATAACTACCAGGAATATTTACCCGATTGCTTTGTGTTGCCCCACCCATCGCCCAGAAACTGGTTTTGGTTGAGTAAAAATCCTTGGTTTGAGGAAAAGGTTTTGCCTGAATTGCAGGAAAAGGTTTCGGGCTGTCTTACGTAG
- a CDS encoding GNAT family N-acetyltransferase: MIRRAKISETPDILTITRACAQKMQENGIFQWNEHYPSKEAFIKDIERDELFVIEENNIVQGTIVISTLMDDEYRPIQWLTPNGNSTYIHRLSVHPDLQGKGLAQQMMDFAENYSKEKKFVSVRLDTFSQNKRNQGFYEQRGYRKLGDIFFPKQSEHPFHCYELVL; the protein is encoded by the coding sequence ATGATAAGACGCGCAAAGATATCCGAAACCCCCGATATCTTGACCATAACCCGGGCCTGTGCCCAAAAAATGCAGGAGAACGGTATTTTTCAATGGAACGAGCACTATCCCTCCAAAGAGGCATTCATCAAAGACATTGAGCGTGATGAACTTTTCGTAATAGAAGAAAACAACATCGTACAGGGCACTATCGTCATATCAACCCTTATGGATGATGAGTACAGACCCATCCAATGGTTAACCCCAAACGGAAACAGCACCTATATCCACCGCCTTTCCGTTCATCCAGACCTTCAAGGGAAAGGGCTAGCGCAACAAATGATGGATTTTGCAGAAAATTATTCCAAAGAAAAAAAGTTTGTATCCGTTAGGTTGGACACCTTTTCGCAGAACAAAAGAAACCAAGGTTTTTACGAACAACGGGGCTACCGAAAACTGGGAGACATCTTCTTTCCCAAACAAAGCGAGCATCCTTTTCATTGTTATGAATTAGTGCTGTAA
- a CDS encoding type II toxin-antitoxin system RelE family toxin: MNIKYHKSLEKDLRKINDKKVKQKLKLIILEMKEAKVLDELKSVKKLAGHPNAFRMRIGSYRLGFYYGNNTVILSRFVKRNDIYKLFP, from the coding sequence ATGAATATCAAGTATCATAAATCACTTGAAAAAGATTTAAGAAAGATTAATGATAAAAAGGTAAAACAAAAGTTAAAGCTTATCATTCTCGAAATGAAAGAGGCCAAGGTTTTGGATGAACTTAAATCCGTCAAAAAATTAGCAGGGCACCCGAATGCTTTCAGAATGCGAATAGGTTCTTACCGCCTGGGTTTTTATTACGGGAACAATACCGTAATATTGTCTCGTTTTGTAAAACGCAATGATATCTACAAACTTTTTCCTTAG
- a CDS encoding GIY-YIG nuclease family protein, with protein sequence MKLSYVYVLKCSDGTYYTGITSNLEKRMLGHTNGKHKDSYTFSRRPVELVFYVKFTNIALAIQKEKQIKKWSKAKKEALINGEYDVLPNLAKKKFQ encoded by the coding sequence ATGAAATTGTCTTATGTTTACGTCTTAAAATGTTCAGACGGAACATATTATACGGGCATTACCTCCAATCTTGAAAAGCGAATGCTTGGGCACACCAACGGTAAGCACAAAGACAGTTATACTTTTTCAAGAAGGCCTGTAGAATTGGTTTTCTATGTAAAGTTCACCAATATTGCTTTGGCAATCCAAAAAGAAAAACAGATAAAGAAATGGTCAAAAGCCAAAAAAGAAGCCCTCATAAACGGTGAATATGATGTATTGCCCAATCTTGCCAAAAAGAAGTTTCAATAA
- a CDS encoding carboxymuconolactone decarboxylase family protein encodes MPLVPPLDSNHDPKTKELAEFFNETLGFCPNSVLTMQHRPAISKAFINLNKAVMANEGRVTSALKRMIAWVSSNATGCRYCQAHAIRAAERYGAKQEQLDNIWEYRTHEAFSEAERVALDFALAASQVPNTVNGNIKKRLHQFWDDGEIVEMMGVISLFGFLNRWNDSMGTTIEDGAVESAQKYLGEVGWEKGKHDGSKY; translated from the coding sequence ATGCCTTTAGTTCCCCCTCTCGATTCCAACCACGACCCAAAAACCAAAGAACTGGCGGAATTCTTTAACGAAACCCTTGGGTTTTGTCCCAATTCCGTTTTGACCATGCAGCACAGGCCAGCAATTTCCAAAGCGTTTATTAACCTTAACAAAGCGGTGATGGCCAATGAGGGCAGGGTGACTTCCGCGCTAAAACGAATGATCGCTTGGGTTAGCAGTAATGCAACAGGGTGTAGGTATTGCCAGGCCCATGCTATTCGAGCGGCGGAACGATATGGTGCCAAACAAGAACAGCTGGACAATATTTGGGAGTACAGAACACATGAAGCCTTTTCTGAAGCAGAAAGGGTAGCCTTGGACTTTGCTTTGGCTGCCTCGCAGGTACCAAACACCGTTAATGGGAATATAAAAAAACGTTTGCATCAGTTTTGGGATGATGGTGAAATAGTTGAAATGATGGGGGTTATCTCTCTTTTTGGATTCCTTAACCGCTGGAACGACTCCATGGGCACAACCATTGAAGATGGCGCCGTGGAAAGTGCTCAAAAATATTTAGGCGAAGTGGGTTGGGAAAAAGGGAAGCATGATGGGTCTAAATACTAG
- a CDS encoding RluA family pseudouridine synthase yields MFEDDYLAAIHKPAGIEVSGNKFKTIANALSQNLKASTLPDATTPQPVHRLDYATTGIVLIGKTSNCIRALNKMFEDKLISKTYYAVAIGDMAPSGTISSEIDGKASRSDFEVIQSVPSERFAKLNLVKLHPKTGRRHQLRKHLYSLGNPILGDKEYNLEGLILKGRGLYLHAHSLEFEHPFTQQNIYIKDEIPEKFGKLFNYEPK; encoded by the coding sequence TTGTTTGAAGATGACTATTTAGCTGCTATCCACAAACCCGCAGGCATTGAAGTAAGTGGCAACAAATTCAAGACCATTGCCAATGCTTTGTCTCAAAATCTTAAGGCCAGCACGCTTCCCGATGCTACAACACCGCAACCCGTCCACCGATTGGATTATGCCACTACAGGCATTGTTTTGATAGGAAAAACAAGTAACTGTATCCGTGCCTTAAACAAAATGTTCGAGGACAAACTCATATCCAAAACCTATTACGCGGTTGCCATTGGCGATATGGCGCCAAGTGGAACCATCTCTTCGGAAATAGACGGGAAAGCGTCCCGATCAGATTTTGAAGTGATACAATCCGTTCCCTCAGAACGTTTCGCCAAACTGAATTTGGTGAAATTACACCCTAAAACAGGTAGAAGGCACCAATTGCGGAAACATTTGTACAGTTTGGGGAATCCCATCCTCGGAGATAAAGAATATAACCTAGAAGGCTTAATTTTAAAAGGGAGGGGTTTGTACCTCCACGCCCACTCTTTGGAGTTTGAGCATCCGTTTACCCAACAAAACATCTATATTAAAGATGAAATTCCAGAGAAGTTTGGGAAGCTATTCAATTACGAACCCAAATAA
- a CDS encoding MATE family efflux transporter, which yields MSTQVNFKSINQLAIPATISGIAEPILSITDTAIVGNIPVDGLESLAAAGIVGSFLSMLIWVLGQTRSSISAIISQYLGAGRLQEVKNLPAQAIFFNILLSIVVLLSTVFVIEEIFALFNASGKILEYCVSYYSIRVWGFPLTLFTFAVFGIFRGLQNTFYPMVIAMLGAGLNILLDFALVYGIDGLIPALYLEGAAWASLISQAIMAIIALVLLLKKTEISMKLVFPLNKEMKRVVFMSLNLFVRTLALNAALMLAVREATTLGDQFIGAHTIAINLWLFSAFFIDGYAAAGNSMGGKLLGAEDYNGLWKLAKKIMKYGMVVSLGLMASGFIFYKPIGRIFSNEEIVLNTFYSIFYIVIIGLPMNTLAFVFDGLFKGMGEMKYLRNVLLAATFFGFIPCLYLGIYLGWGIYAIWIAFVVWMMIRGFSLVWKFRRKFQPLVQNP from the coding sequence TTGAGCACACAGGTAAATTTTAAGAGCATCAACCAACTGGCAATTCCCGCGACCATTTCGGGCATTGCGGAACCCATCCTTTCCATTACGGATACGGCCATTGTGGGCAATATTCCCGTGGACGGACTGGAATCTTTGGCGGCAGCAGGCATCGTAGGTTCCTTTTTGTCCATGCTCATTTGGGTGCTCGGACAGACACGAAGCTCTATTTCCGCCATAATTTCACAATATTTGGGTGCTGGAAGATTGCAAGAAGTTAAAAACCTACCAGCACAGGCGATTTTCTTCAATATTTTACTCAGTATCGTAGTGCTTTTGTCCACCGTATTTGTTATTGAAGAAATTTTTGCCCTGTTCAATGCATCGGGAAAGATTTTGGAATACTGTGTTTCCTACTATTCCATTCGGGTTTGGGGATTTCCGCTCACCCTTTTCACATTTGCCGTTTTTGGCATTTTTCGTGGATTGCAAAACACCTTCTACCCTATGGTGATTGCCATGCTAGGGGCCGGGCTCAATATTTTATTGGACTTTGCTTTGGTTTATGGGATTGATGGTTTGATTCCCGCACTTTATTTGGAAGGTGCCGCATGGGCCAGTTTAATCTCCCAGGCCATCATGGCTATCATCGCCCTTGTGCTTCTGCTGAAAAAGACCGAAATCAGTATGAAACTGGTTTTTCCCCTCAACAAAGAAATGAAGCGTGTGGTATTTATGAGCTTAAATCTATTTGTAAGAACCCTTGCCCTTAACGCTGCATTAATGCTTGCGGTTCGCGAGGCCACAACCTTGGGAGATCAGTTTATTGGTGCCCACACCATAGCCATTAACCTATGGCTGTTCTCCGCTTTTTTTATTGATGGCTATGCCGCAGCAGGTAATAGCATGGGCGGGAAATTACTTGGTGCCGAAGATTATAACGGACTTTGGAAACTGGCCAAAAAAATAATGAAATATGGCATGGTGGTAAGCCTTGGACTAATGGCGTCCGGTTTTATTTTCTACAAGCCCATAGGCAGAATTTTTTCCAATGAAGAAATTGTACTGAACACCTTCTACAGCATATTTTACATTGTTATCATAGGTCTTCCCATGAACACTTTGGCCTTTGTTTTTGATGGACTGTTCAAAGGCATGGGCGAAATGAAATATTTGAGAAATGTATTGCTCGCAGCCACCTTCTTTGGATTTATTCCATGCCTGTATTTGGGCATCTATTTGGGATGGGGCATTTATGCCATTTGGATCGCATTTGTAGTTTGGATGATGATTCGCGGGTTCTCCCTAGTGTGGAAATTTAGGAGAAAGTTCCAGCCCTTGGTACAAAACCCTTAA
- a CDS encoding MFS transporter: MDPYAALRYKEFNIFLLVRFAMVFAWSMQFIVIEWQVYSLTKDPLSLGIIGLMEVIPAVSMALFAGHIVDQKEKRNLLITCIAGFSVISLGLFLLSWPGLEDAWESKTILYSIYALVFLGGFVRSFLGPTIFSLIALIVPKKIYPNAATWSSSTWQLASVLGPALAGFSISWIGVHWSMCVIFGFSLFALIFLFQIPRKPILNPKIGEPVFQSLRDGLKFVFGNKAIFGALTLDMIAVLFGGAVALLPIYAQDILHVGSEGFGILRAAPAVGASITMLGSTRFPLHKNAGKKLLMAVFAFGVCIIVFGLSELFWLSVIALFLSGAVDGVSMIIRQTILQLKTPDNMRGRVASVNSMFVGSSNELGAFESGVAAKLLGTVTAVVFGGCMTLLTAGTTAIVSPTFRKLDLQKDIDAHEKED, translated from the coding sequence ATGGATCCCTACGCTGCCCTCCGCTATAAGGAATTCAACATTTTTTTATTGGTACGCTTTGCCATGGTATTTGCGTGGTCCATGCAATTTATTGTCATAGAATGGCAGGTGTATTCTTTGACCAAAGACCCATTGTCCTTGGGAATTATTGGGTTGATGGAGGTAATCCCAGCGGTGAGCATGGCACTCTTTGCCGGACACATTGTGGATCAAAAAGAAAAGCGAAACCTTTTAATTACCTGTATTGCGGGATTTTCAGTGATTAGTCTGGGACTCTTTTTATTGAGCTGGCCCGGACTTGAAGATGCTTGGGAATCCAAAACAATCCTGTATTCCATTTATGCTTTGGTGTTTTTGGGCGGGTTTGTACGGTCTTTTTTGGGACCTACCATATTTTCCCTGATTGCCTTGATCGTCCCCAAGAAAATATACCCCAATGCAGCTACTTGGAGCAGCTCTACTTGGCAATTGGCTTCGGTTTTGGGCCCGGCCTTGGCAGGATTTTCCATTAGCTGGATTGGAGTGCATTGGAGCATGTGCGTTATTTTCGGTTTTTCTTTATTTGCTTTGATTTTCCTTTTTCAAATTCCTAGAAAACCTATTTTGAACCCCAAAATCGGAGAGCCCGTTTTTCAAAGTTTACGGGATGGACTCAAATTTGTTTTTGGAAACAAAGCCATTTTTGGAGCGCTTACTTTGGATATGATAGCGGTGCTTTTTGGAGGTGCCGTCGCGCTTTTGCCCATTTATGCGCAGGATATTTTGCATGTGGGCTCCGAAGGCTTCGGGATTTTGAGGGCCGCCCCCGCTGTGGGAGCTTCCATTACGATGTTGGGATCTACACGGTTTCCCTTGCACAAGAATGCAGGTAAAAAATTGCTAATGGCGGTTTTCGCCTTTGGGGTCTGTATCATCGTGTTTGGATTGTCCGAACTATTTTGGTTGTCGGTGATAGCCTTGTTCTTGAGCGGGGCTGTGGATGGTGTCTCCATGATCATACGTCAGACGATATTACAGTTAAAAACTCCTGACAATATGCGGGGCAGGGTAGCTTCGGTTAATTCCATGTTTGTTGGCTCGTCCAACGAATTAGGTGCTTTTGAAAGCGGAGTGGCTGCTAAACTATTGGGTACGGTCACTGCGGTAGTGTTTGGAGGATGTATGACACTCTTAACGGCGGGAACAACAGCTATTGTTTCACCTACCTTTAGGAAGTTGGACCTACAGAAAGATATTGATGCGCACGAAAAGGAAGATTAA
- a CDS encoding UDP-2,3-diacylglucosamine diphosphatase, with the protein MKNISLPKGKKVYFASDNHLGAPTRKDSLPREKKFVAWLDSIKDDAAAIFLMGDLFDFWFEYKTVVPKGFTRTLGKLAELSDMGIHINYFVGNHDLWMNGYFEEELNIPVYHKPQQFLINDTSFFIGHGDGLGPYDKGFKRMKKVFTNPVAQWFFKWLHPDLGVRLGQHLSVNNKMISGEADAKFLGKDKEWLILYAKRKLEEEHYDHFIFGHRHLPMEIELNEKSTYTNLGDWISYFTYAVFDGEKLTLEKLEG; encoded by the coding sequence TTGAAAAATATCTCACTTCCTAAAGGCAAAAAAGTCTATTTCGCCAGCGACAACCACCTTGGGGCACCCACCCGAAAGGACAGTTTGCCCCGTGAGAAAAAATTCGTGGCTTGGCTGGATTCCATAAAGGATGATGCCGCCGCCATTTTTTTAATGGGCGATCTTTTCGATTTTTGGTTCGAGTACAAAACCGTAGTTCCCAAAGGGTTTACACGAACCCTGGGCAAATTGGCCGAACTATCGGATATGGGCATCCACATCAACTACTTTGTGGGCAACCATGATCTTTGGATGAACGGTTATTTTGAAGAAGAACTCAACATCCCAGTTTATCATAAACCGCAACAGTTCCTCATCAACGATACTTCTTTTTTTATCGGCCATGGTGATGGATTGGGTCCGTACGACAAAGGTTTTAAACGCATGAAAAAAGTGTTTACCAACCCCGTTGCCCAATGGTTTTTTAAATGGTTACACCCTGATTTGGGGGTACGCTTGGGACAGCATCTTTCGGTGAACAACAAGATGATTTCCGGTGAAGCCGATGCCAAATTCTTGGGTAAGGATAAGGAATGGCTCATTTTATACGCCAAGCGCAAGCTGGAGGAGGAGCATTATGACCATTTCATTTTTGGTCACCGCCATCTGCCGATGGAAATTGAACTCAACGAAAAATCCACCTATACCAATCTCGGGGACTGGATTTCCTATTTTACCTATGCTGTTTTTGATGGGGAAAAATTGACCTTGGAAAAACTCGAAGGTTAA